Proteins from a single region of Candidatus Cloacimonadota bacterium:
- a CDS encoding TfoX/Sxy family protein, with protein MFGEYGIWLDGKLIVVIADDRLFFKITEAGRHFIGQPEEDQPYPGSKPWFLIPEEMWEESAWLVELARITALELPAPKPKKPRNK; from the coding sequence ATGTTCGGCGAATATGGTATCTGGCTGGATGGGAAGCTGATTGTTGTCATTGCGGACGATCGCCTTTTCTTCAAAATTACCGAGGCTGGCCGCCATTTCATTGGTCAGCCTGAAGAAGACCAACCCTACCCCGGTTCCAAACCTTGGTTTTTGATTCCGGAGGAAATGTGGGAAGAATCTGCTTGGTTGGTGGAATTGGCGCGCATCACGGCGCTGGAACTACCCGCCCCAAAACCCAAAAAACCGCGTAATAAATGA
- a CDS encoding divergent polysaccharide deacetylase family protein, which translates to MDRKHIRIILLIASFVMLVLITSCDRGDKVSSDEPEAGTMIEMGEQSQAQDTDLETDAKDGQASEQKKGDEKEAPKESKTPLKSFQYSWTGSDNMPDIVIIVDDFGNSTTLLEDFGKLPQEVVFAVLPDLGATKRSGEVGAQYGHEVIIHFPMYAGPKNNVGTRYVKMDSSSEEIAGLIRDFKSQLPMAIGANNHMGSTATADRNVMEKVLKELHAQGLFFVDSMTIGSAVTPALARTLGYPALKRDMFLDVDDKHKPNSEASINAKIEYLGRYKGRKEPVIIITHCHNREKLNALQEFITKIKAQGLKLTTLSAAKRLAS; encoded by the coding sequence ATGGATAGAAAACACATCAGAATAATTCTGTTAATTGCCAGCTTTGTCATGCTGGTTTTGATAACTTCCTGCGACAGAGGAGATAAAGTCTCCTCAGACGAGCCGGAAGCGGGAACCATGATTGAAATGGGAGAGCAATCCCAAGCTCAAGACACAGATCTGGAAACAGATGCAAAAGATGGGCAAGCCAGCGAACAAAAGAAAGGTGACGAAAAGGAAGCCCCCAAAGAAAGCAAAACGCCTTTGAAGTCTTTCCAATATAGTTGGACCGGCTCTGATAATATGCCGGATATTGTGATTATCGTGGATGATTTTGGCAACAGCACCACTTTGCTGGAAGATTTTGGAAAGCTTCCCCAGGAAGTTGTTTTTGCCGTGCTTCCCGATCTTGGCGCCACCAAGAGGTCTGGTGAAGTGGGTGCGCAATATGGTCACGAAGTGATAATTCATTTCCCCATGTATGCCGGACCCAAAAACAACGTTGGCACAAGATATGTTAAAATGGATTCCAGCAGTGAAGAAATCGCGGGGTTAATCCGAGATTTCAAAAGCCAGCTTCCAATGGCTATCGGGGCAAACAACCACATGGGCAGCACCGCCACTGCAGACCGTAATGTGATGGAAAAAGTTTTGAAAGAGCTCCACGCGCAGGGCTTGTTTTTTGTGGACAGCATGACCATCGGTAGTGCCGTTACTCCTGCTTTGGCCCGCACACTGGGTTATCCAGCTCTGAAGAGAGATATGTTTTTGGATGTGGATGACAAACATAAACCCAACTCCGAAGCTTCAATCAACGCAAAAATCGAATATCTGGGAAGATACAAAGGCCGCAAAGAGCCTGTGATTATCATCACCCACTGCCACAATCGCGAAAAACTAAACGCTTTGCAGGAATTCATAACTAAGATTAAGGCTCAGGGCTTGAAACTCACCACACTCAGCGCGGCAAAAAGACTGGCCAGTTAA
- a CDS encoding DUF192 domain-containing protein: METIIEGTDFRLDAFLSITSESDAPKASYEVEIATTSKAAIQGLMYRESMAENQGMLFDPEGASDTAFWMKNTYIPLDIIFIDINKRISYIVENTVPFSEELIEAPAIYRYVLELNAGQTKKKELTIGDKIKWIENTSE, translated from the coding sequence GTGGAGACCATTATCGAAGGCACTGATTTCCGGCTTGACGCCTTCCTCTCAATCACATCCGAATCCGATGCCCCCAAAGCCAGTTATGAAGTGGAAATAGCAACCACATCCAAGGCCGCCATCCAGGGTTTGATGTATCGCGAAAGCATGGCTGAAAATCAGGGAATGCTGTTTGACCCGGAGGGTGCTTCGGACACAGCGTTTTGGATGAAAAACACCTATATCCCCCTCGATATAATTTTCATTGACATAAACAAGCGCATCTCTTATATTGTTGAAAACACGGTTCCTTTTAGCGAGGAATTGATTGAAGCGCCTGCCATATATAGATATGTACTTGAGCTGAATGCAGGCCAAACCAAGAAAAAAGAATTAACGATCGGAGATAAGATCAAATGGATAGAAAACACATCAGAATAA